The proteins below come from a single Desulfovibrio inopinatus DSM 10711 genomic window:
- a CDS encoding alpha-hydroxy-acid oxidizing protein has translation MDLIEIKKRARQRLKGFCRVCPVCNGTVCAGEVPGMGGLGTSSSFTANVEALKALRFHMRTLHGVTSPDTSIELFGRSFTTPVQAAPMTGVVYNMGGDMSEAEFIGHVVAGATKAGSAGWIGDGADPAMFESGLEAIKASGGGIAIIKPRSQDEIKARIAKAEEAGCIAVGVDVDGAGLVTMAKFGQPVSPKTPNEIAELVQSTSLPFILKGIMTKEEGKIAAEAGCAAIVVSNHGGRVLDHTPGAAEVLPYIAKKVGDKLTILADGGVRTGSDVLKLLALGAQAVLTGRPLVWGAFGKETEGVTTILDTMKAQLIGAMLLTGTADVKNVDKHILV, from the coding sequence ATGGATCTCATCGAAATCAAGAAACGCGCCCGACAGCGGCTCAAAGGCTTCTGTCGGGTCTGTCCCGTCTGTAATGGCACTGTCTGTGCCGGTGAAGTTCCCGGTATGGGAGGACTTGGTACATCGTCTTCCTTTACGGCCAATGTCGAAGCGCTCAAAGCTCTGCGTTTTCATATGCGAACCCTGCACGGTGTAACCAGTCCTGATACGTCGATTGAGCTTTTCGGTCGTAGTTTTACCACGCCCGTTCAAGCCGCACCCATGACCGGCGTTGTCTACAACATGGGCGGTGACATGAGCGAAGCGGAATTTATCGGTCATGTTGTGGCCGGAGCAACGAAAGCTGGTTCTGCCGGATGGATCGGTGACGGTGCCGATCCGGCCATGTTCGAAAGCGGTTTGGAAGCCATTAAAGCCAGTGGTGGTGGGATTGCCATCATCAAACCTCGCTCTCAAGATGAGATCAAGGCGCGCATTGCCAAAGCCGAAGAAGCCGGCTGTATTGCCGTCGGTGTCGATGTGGATGGTGCCGGACTTGTCACCATGGCGAAATTCGGACAGCCTGTGTCCCCCAAGACTCCGAACGAAATTGCCGAATTGGTTCAGTCGACTTCGCTGCCGTTTATTCTCAAAGGTATCATGACCAAGGAAGAGGGCAAGATCGCCGCTGAAGCTGGTTGTGCCGCTATTGTTGTTTCCAACCATGGCGGCCGTGTGCTTGATCACACGCCTGGCGCGGCTGAAGTGTTGCCGTATATTGCCAAGAAGGTTGGTGATAAGCTGACTATTCTCGCTGACGGGGGTGTTCGCACCGGTTCTGATGTGCTCAAGCTTCTCGCGCTGGGAGCCCAAGCCGTACTCACCGGTCGTCCGCTCGTTTGGGGCGCATTCGGCAAGGAAACCGAAGGCGTCACCACCATTCTCGATACCATGAAGGCACAACTCATTGGCGCTATGCTGCTCACCGGCACGGCCGACGTGAAGAACGTGGATAAGCATATTTTAGTGTAA